The genome window TGCATGTTCTGTATTAATTAAAGATTTAGAGGAAAAATCAAATATAGTAAAAGGATTAATAATGTATTATCCAGTATTACTTATAGATTTAAAATATAATATGCGTGAAGATTTTAAATGGGATATTAAAGAATATAATATAGATGATAATATTAAAGAATCATCATCTTTAAAATCAGAATCATCAGGACTTAAATATGCTATGCCATTTATTAGACAGCTATATGTTAAAGGAGATGATCCAGCAGATAAATATATATCTCAAATAAATATAGAAGATGACATTTTAAAACATTTTCCTAAAACTTTAATATTTACTGTAGAATTTGATTATTTAAGACTGGAAGCAGAGTATTTCTATAAAAGATTACAAAATGTTAATGTTAAAAGTAAATGTATAAGATATGCGGGAGAAATACATGCCTTTATAGATAAAACAGGATATAATGATAATATATTAGATAGTGTAAAAGAAATTGAGGTGTTTTTAAATGATTAGTGAAGTAAGAGGATTAGAATTAATAAAACCTTTAGAACTATACCAAGATAATTACAATGAAAAAGGTTACTATATTAAAAATGGTATACATGATATTTATTATGAAGTTAGTGGTAATGAAAATGGAATACCTGTAGTTTTTGTTCACGGAGGGCCGGGTTCTCCTATGGGAGATAAGGCTAAAAGATTCTTTAATAAAGAAAAGTATAGAATAATAGTTATAGATCAAAGAGGATGTGGTAAAAGTAAACCTTTTTCTGAATTAGAAGATAACACAACTTTTGATTTAATAGATGATATGGAAAAAATTAGAGAAAAATTAAATATAGAAAAATGGCTTATATTTGGAGGTTCTTGGGGATCAACACTTTCTTTAGTCTATGCTATCAATCATCCTGAAAGAGTATTAAAAATAGTTTTAAGAGGAATATTTTTAGCAAGAGATGAAGATGTTAAATGGCTATATCAAGATGGAGCTTCTAATTTTTATCCTGAAGAGTTTGAAAAATTTATAGAACCTTTAAATCTTGATGAAAGAAAAGATATAGTTAAGTCGTATTATAAATATCTAAAACAACCAGTAGAAATATCTAAAAAATATGCTAAGGTATGGTCTGATTGGGAATGTAGTTGTATCAAACTATATAAAATAGAAAATGAAGAAGAAATTAGTGAAACAGATATATCTATGGCAAAAATGGAATGCCACTATTTTAATAATAATTCATTTTTACCAACACCAAACTATATTTTAGATAATACAGATAAGATTAAAGATTTAGAAATAGATATAGTTCATGGTAGATACGATGTAGATTGTAGATTAATAGGAGCTTATGAGTTATATAAACATTTAAATAATGCAAATCTTTATATAATTCAAGATGCGGGACATTCAAGTCTTGAACCAGGAAGTAGACATAAATTAATGGAAATAATGGAGGAATATAGTGAAAGATAAAATTAAATTAATAGCTGTAGATTTTGATGGAACATTTTTAGATGATACTCATTTTAAACAAGATTTAACTTATGTAGACAAAATAAGAAAAGCAAATATTTCTCAAGAATTTGTTTTTGCAAGTGGAAGAGCAACAGCAGGAATAGTTGAACTTGTTAAAAGACTTGGAATGAATGATATGGTTAGATATATAATAGGACATAATGGTGCTGAAATTTATGATTTAAAAGAAAATAAATTGATATATAGCAATCCATTAGATGATGATAT of Pseudostreptobacillus hongkongensis contains these proteins:
- a CDS encoding alpha/beta hydrolase fold domain-containing protein; this encodes MVEIRYPKTPRYIKGGFDPNVWISSNFKKEEGIKRGLDKINHTDIVSKMRSEMWYPNRDITKKNIYLIEEYIESVRCIKYVNEIYDDKNVIVFFHGGGYYGGSTETISNTCKYIAEQTLSTVISVDYSLSPEYPYPIALNEGYDIIKNLESKYQNIYLGGDSAGGGLACSVLIKDLEEKSNIVKGLIMYYPVLLIDLKYNMREDFKWDIKEYNIDDNIKESSSLKSESSGLKYAMPFIRQLYVKGDDPADKYISQINIEDDILKHFPKTLIFTVEFDYLRLEAEYFYKRLQNVNVKSKCIRYAGEIHAFIDKTGYNDNILDSVKEIEVFLND
- the pip gene encoding prolyl aminopeptidase, translating into MISEVRGLELIKPLELYQDNYNEKGYYIKNGIHDIYYEVSGNENGIPVVFVHGGPGSPMGDKAKRFFNKEKYRIIVIDQRGCGKSKPFSELEDNTTFDLIDDMEKIREKLNIEKWLIFGGSWGSTLSLVYAINHPERVLKIVLRGIFLARDEDVKWLYQDGASNFYPEEFEKFIEPLNLDERKDIVKSYYKYLKQPVEISKKYAKVWSDWECSCIKLYKIENEEEISETDISMAKMECHYFNNNSFLPTPNYILDNTDKIKDLEIDIVHGRYDVDCRLIGAYELYKHLNNANLYIIQDAGHSSLEPGSRHKLMEIMEEYSER